Proteins found in one Hemibagrus wyckioides isolate EC202008001 linkage group LG23, SWU_Hwy_1.0, whole genome shotgun sequence genomic segment:
- the pdha1b gene encoding pyruvate dehydrogenase E1 subunit alpha 1b, translated as MLPFISVALRGAAKNKVSVAVLSSRSYASFTPQATFDIKPCEVHRLDQGPPTQAVLTREEGLKYYRTMQIMRRMELKADQLYKQKIIRGFCHLYDGQEACAMGIEAAINLTDHLITAYRAHGYTYTRGVSVKEILAELTGRRGGVAKGKGGSMHMYAKNFYGGNGIVGAQVPLGAGVALACKYQGNNQVCVALYGDGAANQGQIFETYNMAALWKLPCIFICENNKYGMGTAVERAAASTDYYKRGEFIPGLRVDGMDVLCVREATKFAADHCRSGKGPILMELQTYRYHGHSMSDPGISYRTREEIQEVRSKSDPITMLKDRLINNNMASVEEIKEIDVDVRKEVEEAAQFATSDPEPPLEELCNHIYYNEPPIPVRGTNPWAKLRSSS; from the exons GTTTCTGTGGCGGTGCTGTCAAGCCGCTCCTATGCCAGCTTCACTCCTCAGGCCACCTTCGACATCAAG ccATGTGAGGTTCACCGGCTGGACCAGGGTCCTCCAACACAAGCCGTGCTCACTCGAGAGGAGGGACTGAAGTACTACCGCACCATGCAGATCATGAGACGCATGGAGCTGAAAGCAGACCAGCTGTACAAGCAGAAGATCATCCGAGGCTTCTGTCACCTCTACGATGGACAG gaggCTTGTGCAATGGGCATCGAAGCTGCCATCAACCTCACTGACCACCTTATCACAGCGTACCGAGCTCACGGGTACACCTACACCAGAGGAGTGTCTGTGAAGGAGATCCTGGCTGAGCTCACag GTCGAAGGGGCGGAGTCGCCAAGGGCAAAGGAGGCTCCATGCATATGTACGCCAAGAATTTCTACGGTGGAAACGGCATCGTGGGAGCTCAG GTTCCCCTCGGGGCCGGAGTGGCTCTGGCCTGCAAGTACCAGGGCAACAATCAGGTGTGTGTCGCGCTGTACGGGGACGGAGCTGCCAACCAG GGGCAGATCTTCGAGACGTACAACATGGCGGCGCTGTGGAAGCTCCCGTGCATCTTCATCTGTGAGAACAACAAGTACGGCATGGGGACGGCAGTGGAGCGAGCCGCTGCCAGCACAGACTATTACAAACGAGGGGAGTTCATTCCTGGACTGAGG GTGGACGGCATGGACGTGCTCTGCGTCAGGGAGGCCACCAAGTTCGCCGCAGACCACTGCAGATCCGGAAAG GGTCCAATTCTTATGGAGCTTCAGACTTATCGTTACCATGGACACAGCATGAGTGATCCCGGCATCAG TTATCGGACACGCGAGGAGATCCAGGAAGTACGCAGCAAGAGCGACCCCATCACCATGCTGAAGGACCGACTAATTAACAACAATATGGCCAGCGTGGAGGAAATTaag GAGATTGACGTGGATGTGCgtaaggaggtggaggaagCGGCGCAGTTCGCCACGTCCGACCCCGAGCCCCCGCTGGAGGAGTTGTGTAACCACATCTACTACAACGAGCCGCCCATCCCGGTGCGAGGCACAAACCCCTGGGCCAAGCTCAGGTCGTCCAGCTGA